The DNA sequence ACATTTTTAAAGTCTTCTTTGTTGTTTTAACTGAAACGGTAATATCAATACTTTGATCTATAATTTTTTCTGCAGGCAGTGATGCAAATTTCACATTAAATCCTTTGAAGTTGTTATCCAACATTAAGTTTTTTGAAGTGAAAATACGATTGCCGCCACTGTATACTTCCAGAACTGTTTCTAAAGCTGCACCATTAAAACTAATTGACTCTCCTTTAGCATCGACTAATCTCGGAATAACCTGTAAAGATTGTGCTCCTAAAACGCCGTCACCAATACTTTTTACGTCTACACTTAAAGAGCTTGCCTGAATATCATTTGCATCAAATTCTTTTGCCTGATCATTTCCAAAGATATTCATTTCACCCAACGATGGCGGTCCTGTACTCGTCCATTCCACCCCATTCTTTTGAGCGACCTGATCTGCGAGTGAAAATATCTGCGGAACTTTCATTCCATTAATTAAAACACCAAGCGCTTTCAACTCATTAACATCTCCATCGGCATCAACTCCAAAAGTCTTTAAAATATAAAGCGCTTCATTAAACTTAACCTGTTGCAAAGTATTGAGACTGGAAGCCATATCATTAATACTGGACTGCAAAGTTTGGGTGGTTGTAGCATCAGCAGCATCTTTTTTACAACTTACAAAAAGCAGTAATAATGCTACTACAAAAAATCGACTCCTTTTTAGCAAAGCAGTCTTTGTAAATAGAGACTTGGTAATAAATTGATTCATCTTTAGTATAGGTTTCTAACAAATTTATAAAAAAATCCCGACAAAGGCCGGGATTATAATTTTGAATTAAATTCAATTATTTAGAAAGGATATTCGTAAATTTTTGATTCCTGTACGAATGGATTTCCTTCAGGAATTAATTTAAGTTTGGATAAGGTTGTTAATACAACTAGAAGGAATGAACCTAAGCCGATTAATACCGCTCCAAGATTTGTTAACAATCCTGTGATATTTTCCCAGTATGGTCCTACCGTTCCAGGCATTACCATATTGTAATATACTAACCACTGACCACAAATAACAATTACCGCTACGGTCATCATTACTGTATAATTTCTTTTAATGCTTGAACTTACCATTACTGTTAAAGGAATTGCAAAATTCAAAAGTAAAATTGACCAAAATGCCCATGAGTAATATTCAAATCTTCCGTAGAAATAATTTACTTCTTCAGGAATATTAGCGTACCAATATAACATGAACTGTGCAAACCAAGTATACGTCCATAGCATACTTAAAGCGAATAAATAAACTCCTAAATCATGTAAGTGATTATCATTGAACTGAGGAAGAAATCCTTTTTTCTTTAAATAAACACTGATCAATAAAATAACAGCTACAGCACTTGCCCAAGCACTTACCATTGCATACCAAATATACATTGTAGAATACCAGTGCGGGTCAATAGACATCAACCAGTCCCATGCCCAAGCTGCTGAACAGAAACCGAAAAATACGATATAACAAATATTCCAAGTGTAATATTTTGCGTAAACAGATCTACTTTTGGTTTCATCAACACTCTTAGAAAGTGATTTCAATTTCCAAGCGAAGAACGAAGCTCCGATTACATAAAAAAGTGTTCTAAATGCGTAAAAAGGAATATTTAAGAATGTTTTCTTTTCAAAAAGAATTGGATCAAAGTTTTCACTTTTCGGATCGGTTAAAGTTCCATCCATCCAGTGGAATAAATGGCC is a window from the Kaistella flava (ex Peng et al. 2021) genome containing:
- a CDS encoding quinol:cytochrome C oxidoreductase; translation: MYSFSPKLRLYSIVFIVLGLVLFGAGYFMNHGTDETQIEHMMEAVHAGGNHAPLNSSEMVGPQDHAAHLEHATMQFKNQPLAAVHTVAVFLFALSCCALFFYAIQNASHAGWSIIILRVIEAVASFIPFAGAVVIILMILNVTHMGHLFHWMDGTLTDPKSENFDPILFEKKTFLNIPFYAFRTLFYVIGASFFAWKLKSLSKSVDETKSRSVYAKYYTWNICYIVFFGFCSAAWAWDWLMSIDPHWYSTMYIWYAMVSAWASAVAVILLISVYLKKKGFLPQFNDNHLHDLGVYLFALSMLWTYTWFAQFMLYWYANIPEEVNYFYGRFEYYSWAFWSILLLNFAIPLTVMVSSSIKRNYTVMMTVAVIVICGQWLVYYNMVMPGTVGPYWENITGLLTNLGAVLIGLGSFLLVVLTTLSKLKLIPEGNPFVQESKIYEYPF